The Rhizobium sp. BT03 genome has a window encoding:
- a CDS encoding VOC family protein, producing the protein MTIQSLFLVTLVVDDYDRAKAFYCDALGFDCLQDEKQPEGKRWVVVKPRGGDGAAFLLAQAANEAQRAAIGNQTGGRVGFFLKTDDFARDHAAMLAAGVRFLEEPRHEVYGTVAVFCDPYGNSFDLIQHAAA; encoded by the coding sequence ATGACGATCCAGTCGCTTTTCCTCGTCACCCTCGTCGTCGACGACTACGACCGCGCCAAGGCTTTCTACTGCGACGCCCTTGGTTTCGATTGCCTTCAGGACGAGAAACAGCCGGAGGGCAAGCGCTGGGTGGTGGTGAAGCCCAGGGGCGGAGATGGCGCAGCCTTTCTGCTGGCGCAGGCGGCAAACGAGGCGCAGCGGGCGGCGATCGGCAACCAGACCGGCGGCCGTGTCGGCTTCTTCCTGAAGACCGACGATTTCGCCCGCGACCACGCCGCCATGCTTGCAGCCGGCGTGCGCTTTCTCGAAGAGCCGCGGCATGAGGTTTACGGCACGGTCGCGGTGTTTTGCGATCCCTACGGCAACAGCTTCGATCTGATCCAGCATGCCGCGGCCTGA